One Synechococcus sp. PROS-9-1 DNA window includes the following coding sequences:
- a CDS encoding DNA recombination-mediator protein A has translation MSLSRSLDLPALDRVDTLAQELALLQDKGKRRIAILGSRHVPVVAIHLVELIARSLAQEGHTLLTSGSQGVNAAVIRGVLAVDRERLTVLLPQSLDRQVPEIRDQLDQVLHLIEKPEHDDLPLPIASSLCNQEIINRCDQLICLAFHDSETLLASCRNAEDMGKVVSLLFFD, from the coding sequence ATGTCATTGAGCCGCTCTCTTGATCTTCCTGCACTCGACAGGGTCGACACGCTTGCCCAAGAACTTGCCCTTCTTCAGGACAAGGGGAAGCGGAGAATTGCCATTCTTGGCAGCCGCCACGTGCCGGTCGTCGCGATTCACTTAGTAGAACTGATCGCTCGGTCCTTGGCACAAGAGGGACATACGTTGCTGACCTCTGGCTCTCAGGGTGTGAATGCAGCCGTGATTCGGGGTGTCTTAGCCGTTGATCGAGAGCGACTCACCGTGCTGCTCCCACAGAGTCTCGATCGACAAGTCCCTGAAATTCGTGACCAGCTGGATCAGGTTCTCCATCTAATCGAAAAGCCTGAGCATGATGATCTGCCATTGCCCATTGCCAGCAGTCTTTGCAACCAAGAAATCATTAACCGTTGTGATCAATTGATCTGTTTGGCGTTTCATGACAGCGAAACGCTGTTGGCCAGTTGTAGAAACGCAGAAGACATGGGGAAAGTAGTCAGTCTTCTGTTTTTCGACTAA